Part of the Phormidium yuhuli AB48 genome is shown below.
ACAAAACAGTCAAAGCATTAGTTTATCGCCAGGAGAAGAAGCTCAAGTTCAAGCAGCGTTAGTGAAAATCAACAAAAATCCTACCCTTCGGGAACGATTTTTATCTGCATTGAAATCTGGGAGTACCGAAACACTTAAGGAAGTGTTTCAGCATCCAGCCGTCAACATTGGTGTAGCAGTCTATGAAGGGTGGACAAATCCATGAATTTAATGAATGACCCTATCCCTAATCAGAATGATATCGAGTTAAATACTGAAAAAGCTGGGGGTGTTGCGGGGAAAGTTGACCGTGACCAGATAGTTGCTGAGACTTACATCCAAGTCAATAATCCTGCTCCCACTGAGAATGCTGTTCTGACGCTTGATATTGACCCGTCGAAATACACGCAGGAAGAATTAGCAGCATTGATGGAAAATATAATGAAGTCGGTGAGCATTATAGGAGATGGAACATTAAAACTGGCATATTATAAGAAAGGAAGTATCAAATTATTTCTGAATGGCTCACCAGAAGATATTGCGGAACTTCAGCGGTTAATAAACTCAAAAGAATCAACTCAAATAGAAGGTCATAATATTACAGAAATTCAGGAAACTACCCCAGAAGAAGACGCGAAAATTTCTCTGATTAAACAGGTTAAAGCAGGTAAAAAAAATCTGAGTGGAGCTGACTTAAGTGGTGCTGACTTAAGTGGTGTTGACTTGAGTATTGCTAACCTCAATGGGACTAACCTGGATGGGGCTAACCTCAATGGGGCTTACTTGAATGGGGCTGACCTGCGTGGAGCTAACCTCAGTGCAGCTAACCTCAGTGGGGCTAACCTCAGTGAGGCTGACCTGAGTGGGGCTGACCTGCGTGAGGCTTACCTGGCTAGGGCTTACCTGTTTAGGGCTTACCTGTTTAGGGCCAACCTGAATGGAGCTAACTTGAATGAGGCTAACCTGATTAGGGCTAACCTGAGTGGGGCTAACCTCAATAGGACTGACCTGAATAGGGCTTATTTCACTAGGGCTAACCTGGATGGGGCTAACCTGAGTGGGGCTGACCTGCGTGGGGCTGACCTGAGTGAGGCTTACTTGGCTAGGGCTGACCTGAGTGAGGCTGACCTGCGTGAGGCTGACCTGAGTGAGGCTTACCTGAGAGATGCTGACTTCACCGAGGCTAACCTTAAAAATGCCACGGTTATCCAAGCCCGGTTTGGACACAACCAAGGCATTGATGAAGCTCTAAAAACTGCTCTCATCACGAGAGGTGCCATCTTTGAAGATTCTCCAGGCGATCGCTCATCCGTCCCCACCCTCATCTAAACCAACACCTTCCCACCGTTAGAAAGCGAATCCCCTTCCGATAACTGTCAGTTCCAACACTTATCGGAGCAAGCGGATAGCGGACTGTCAATGCACCTTCCGATAACTGTCAGAGTTGACACTTCTTATCTTGCGAACCTGGACTAGATGCGATCGCCATTCAGAAAAACCCCACAGTTCTAGTTTTGACCCGCCGATGGAATCTTTAAAAAAGATGAATACCTGCACCAAATCCTACATTCCGCAGGTTGACAGGGAATAAAAGATATGGTGCTAGTCTAGGCTAGAAAGGGTTCCTTCGAGCGGTAGGCTCTGGCGATGCAGATTAAAAATTTAGACCATCTGGGTTTAGTGGCTGGAGTGATTGACGAACTCGGCCTGGTCGAGTTGACGGATAAGCGGATTGAACCTCATAGCTTGGAGCATGTGAGTGCCGGACAAGTGGTTAAAGCCATGATTTTGAACGCCCTAGGCTTTCTCAGTGCACCGTTGTATTTATTCAGCGAGTTTTTTGAGAGTAAAGCGGTGTCTCATCTGCTCGGAGAAGGGGTAGAGGCTCGTCACTTGAATGACGACCGCTTAGGTCGAGTGTTGGATGAACTCTACGCAGAAGGGACGACATCATTTTTTCTCCAGGTGGCGCTCCAGGCTGTGGAACGA
Proteins encoded:
- a CDS encoding pentapeptide repeat-containing protein, which produces MNDPIPNQNDIELNTEKAGGVAGKVDRDQIVAETYIQVNNPAPTENAVLTLDIDPSKYTQEELAALMENIMKSVSIIGDGTLKLAYYKKGSIKLFLNGSPEDIAELQRLINSKESTQIEGHNITEIQETTPEEDAKISLIKQVKAGKKNLSGADLSGADLSGVDLSIANLNGTNLDGANLNGAYLNGADLRGANLSAANLSGANLSEADLSGADLREAYLARAYLFRAYLFRANLNGANLNEANLIRANLSGANLNRTDLNRAYFTRANLDGANLSGADLRGADLSEAYLARADLSEADLREADLSEAYLRDADFTEANLKNATVIQARFGHNQGIDEALKTALITRGAIFEDSPGDRSSVPTLI